A section of the Larus michahellis chromosome 1, bLarMic1.1, whole genome shotgun sequence genome encodes:
- the CAPN5 gene encoding calpain-5 isoform X2 yields the protein MFSSVKPYENQRYASLKKECQRRKQLFEDPLFPANDDSLFYKSRIQGIQWKRPKEICDDPHLFVDGISSHDLHQGQVGNCWFVAACSSLASRESLWQKVIPDWKEQEWNPEKPESYVGIFHFQFWRFGQWLDVVIDDRLPTLHNQLIYCHSNSRNEFWCALVEKAYAKLSGCYEALDGGNTADALVDFTGGVSEPIDLTEGDYITDEAKRNLLFERVLKVHNRGGLISCSIKATSAADMEARLACGLVKGHAYAVTDVRKVRLGHGLLSFFKSEKLDMIRMRNPWGEREWNGPWSDTSEEWQKVSKSEREKMGMTVEDDGEFWMTFEDFCKYFTDIIKCRLINTSYLSIHKTWEEAVLHGAWTRNSDPLKNRCGGCINHKDTFLQNPQYVFDVKKAEDEVLISIQQKPKRTSRKEGKGENLAIGFDIHKVELNRNYRMHTLQQKVASSIYINSRSVFLRTDLKEGRYVIIPTTFDPGHVGEFLLRIFTDVPSDCRELTLDEPPHTCWSGMCGYPQVVSQIHVLAAAGLRNQDSQGGADPYVIIKCEGQKVRSPVKKNTVSPEFDVKGLFYRKKPGQPIIVQIWNHNLISDEFLGQVVLTGDPSDRQSVHTLHLQDKGNRRSNDLPGTIAVRLLSSNILTNV from the exons ATGTTTTCCTCAGTGAAGCCATACGAGAACCAGCGCTACGCCTCCCTGAAGAAGGAGTGTCAGAGGCGGAAGCAGCTCTTTGAGGACCCGCTTTTCCCTGCCAACGATGACTCGCTCTTCTACAAGTCAAGGATCCAGGGTATCCAATGGAAGCGGCCGAAA GAAATCTGCGATGATCCACACCTCTTTGTGGATGGGATCAGCTCCCATGACTTACACCAGGGCCAGGTCGGGAACTGCTGGTTCGtggctgcctgctcctccctggcGTCCCGGGAGTCTCTGTGGCAGAAG GTCATCCCAGACTGGAAGGAGCAGGAGTGGAATCCCGAGAAACCTGAGAGCTACGTGGGGATCTTCCACTTCCAGTTCTGGCGTTTTGGTCAGTGGCTGGACGTGGTGATAGATGACCGCCTGCCCACACTCCACAACCAGCTCATCTACTGCCACTCCAACTCCAGGAATGAGTTCTGGTGCGCCTTGGTGGAGAAAGCTTATGCCAA GTTGTCAGGTTGTTACGAGGCTCTGGATGGAGGTAACACAGCTGATGCCCTGGTAGACTTTACTGGCGGGGTCTCTGAACCTATTGACCTGACTGAAGGGGACTACATCACTGATGAAGCCAAGCGAAACCTCCTCTTCGAGCGTGTGTTGAAAGTGCACAACCGGGGAGGCCTCATCAGCTGCTCCATCAAA GCCACATCAGCGGCTGACATGGAGGCCCGCCTGGCCTGCGGGCTGGTGAAGGGCCATGCATATGCGGTGACGGATGTGCGGAAGGTCCGCCTGGGCCATGGCCTGCTGTCCTTCTTCAAGTCAGAGAAGCTGGACATGATCCGCATGCGCAACCCATGGGGCGAGCGGGAGTGGAACGGCCCTTGGAGCGACAC ctctgaGGAGTGGCAGAAAGTGAGtaaaagtgagagagagaagaTGGGGATGACAGTGGAAGATGACGGAGAGTTCTG GATGACCTTTGAAGATTTCTGCAAATACTTCACAGACATCATCAAGTGCCGTCTCATCAACACGTCCTACCTGAGCATCCACAAGACCTGGGAGGAGGCAGTGCTACATGGGGCATGGACCAGAAATAGCGACCCCTTGAAGAACCGCTGTGGAGGCTGTATCAATCACAAGGACACCTTTTTGCAGAATCCCCAA TACGTGTTTGATGTGAAGAAGGCAGAAGATGAAGTGCTGATCTCCATCCAGCAGAAGCCAAAAAGGACCAGTCGCAAAGAGGGCAAAGGAGAGAACCTGGCCATAGGCTTTGATATCCATAAG GTGGAGCTGAACAGGAACTACCGGATGCACACCCTGCAGCAGAAGGTGGCCAGCTCCATTTACATTAACTCCCGCAGCGTCTTCCTGAGGACGGACCTGAAGGAAGGCCGCTACGTCATCATCCCCACCACTTTTGACCCCGGTCATGTAGGCGAGTTCCTTCTCAGGATTTTCACGGATGTGCCTTCAGATTGCCG AGAGCTGACGCTGGATGAGCCACCACACACCTGCTGGAGTGGGATGTGTGGTTACCCGCAAGTGGTGTCCCAGATCCATGTCCTCGCTGCAGCTGGGCTCAGGAATCAGGACTCCCAAGGAG GAGCTGACCCTTATGTGATCATAAAGTGTGAAGGGCAAAAAGTTCGCTCTCCAGTGAAGAAGAACACGGTGTCTCCAGAATTTGACGTGAAAGGGCTCTTCTACCGCAAGAAGCCAGGACAACCCATCATTGTTCAG
- the CAPN5 gene encoding calpain-5 isoform X1, with protein MAAAAGMLELPFVRDDQLTRCMRLRFQSLQQKNVRPQDGEKLLRPNEHIYRVDFIRQHNLRFLRWNIQLERPGKVTVTGTSQHWTPDLTHLMNRQLLEPVGIFWKKPGAKEVECNEADAQEFGERIAELAQIRKVIPDWKEQEWNPEKPESYVGIFHFQFWRFGQWLDVVIDDRLPTLHNQLIYCHSNSRNEFWCALVEKAYAKLSGCYEALDGGNTADALVDFTGGVSEPIDLTEGDYITDEAKRNLLFERVLKVHNRGGLISCSIKATSAADMEARLACGLVKGHAYAVTDVRKVRLGHGLLSFFKSEKLDMIRMRNPWGEREWNGPWSDTSEEWQKVSKSEREKMGMTVEDDGEFWMTFEDFCKYFTDIIKCRLINTSYLSIHKTWEEAVLHGAWTRNSDPLKNRCGGCINHKDTFLQNPQYVFDVKKAEDEVLISIQQKPKRTSRKEGKGENLAIGFDIHKVELNRNYRMHTLQQKVASSIYINSRSVFLRTDLKEGRYVIIPTTFDPGHVGEFLLRIFTDVPSDCRELTLDEPPHTCWSGMCGYPQVVSQIHVLAAAGLRNQDSQGGADPYVIIKCEGQKVRSPVKKNTVSPEFDVKGLFYRKKPGQPIIVQIWNHNLISDEFLGQVVLTGDPSDRQSVHTLHLQDKGNRRSNDLPGTIAVRLLSSNILTNV; from the exons ATGGCAGCCGCGGCAGGGATGCTCGAGCTGCCCTTCGTCCGCGATGACCAGCTCACCCGGTGCATGCGACTGCGGTTCCAGAGCCTGCAGCAAAAAAACGTGAGGCCCCAGGATGGCGAGAAGCTGCTGCGTCCCAATGAGCACATCTACCGAGTGGATTTCATCCGGCAGCACAACCTGCGCTTCCTCCGCTGGAACATCCAGCTGGAGAGACCTGGGAAGGTCACAGTGACCGGCACCTCCCAGCACTGGACTCCTGATCTCACCCACCTTATGAACCGGCAGCTGCTGGAGCCGGTTGGCATCTTCTGGAAGAAGCCAGGGGCCAAGGAGGTGGAGTGCAACGAGGCAGATGCCCAGGAATTTGGGGAGCGGATAGCGGAGTTAGCCCAGATCCGCAAG GTCATCCCAGACTGGAAGGAGCAGGAGTGGAATCCCGAGAAACCTGAGAGCTACGTGGGGATCTTCCACTTCCAGTTCTGGCGTTTTGGTCAGTGGCTGGACGTGGTGATAGATGACCGCCTGCCCACACTCCACAACCAGCTCATCTACTGCCACTCCAACTCCAGGAATGAGTTCTGGTGCGCCTTGGTGGAGAAAGCTTATGCCAA GTTGTCAGGTTGTTACGAGGCTCTGGATGGAGGTAACACAGCTGATGCCCTGGTAGACTTTACTGGCGGGGTCTCTGAACCTATTGACCTGACTGAAGGGGACTACATCACTGATGAAGCCAAGCGAAACCTCCTCTTCGAGCGTGTGTTGAAAGTGCACAACCGGGGAGGCCTCATCAGCTGCTCCATCAAA GCCACATCAGCGGCTGACATGGAGGCCCGCCTGGCCTGCGGGCTGGTGAAGGGCCATGCATATGCGGTGACGGATGTGCGGAAGGTCCGCCTGGGCCATGGCCTGCTGTCCTTCTTCAAGTCAGAGAAGCTGGACATGATCCGCATGCGCAACCCATGGGGCGAGCGGGAGTGGAACGGCCCTTGGAGCGACAC ctctgaGGAGTGGCAGAAAGTGAGtaaaagtgagagagagaagaTGGGGATGACAGTGGAAGATGACGGAGAGTTCTG GATGACCTTTGAAGATTTCTGCAAATACTTCACAGACATCATCAAGTGCCGTCTCATCAACACGTCCTACCTGAGCATCCACAAGACCTGGGAGGAGGCAGTGCTACATGGGGCATGGACCAGAAATAGCGACCCCTTGAAGAACCGCTGTGGAGGCTGTATCAATCACAAGGACACCTTTTTGCAGAATCCCCAA TACGTGTTTGATGTGAAGAAGGCAGAAGATGAAGTGCTGATCTCCATCCAGCAGAAGCCAAAAAGGACCAGTCGCAAAGAGGGCAAAGGAGAGAACCTGGCCATAGGCTTTGATATCCATAAG GTGGAGCTGAACAGGAACTACCGGATGCACACCCTGCAGCAGAAGGTGGCCAGCTCCATTTACATTAACTCCCGCAGCGTCTTCCTGAGGACGGACCTGAAGGAAGGCCGCTACGTCATCATCCCCACCACTTTTGACCCCGGTCATGTAGGCGAGTTCCTTCTCAGGATTTTCACGGATGTGCCTTCAGATTGCCG AGAGCTGACGCTGGATGAGCCACCACACACCTGCTGGAGTGGGATGTGTGGTTACCCGCAAGTGGTGTCCCAGATCCATGTCCTCGCTGCAGCTGGGCTCAGGAATCAGGACTCCCAAGGAG GAGCTGACCCTTATGTGATCATAAAGTGTGAAGGGCAAAAAGTTCGCTCTCCAGTGAAGAAGAACACGGTGTCTCCAGAATTTGACGTGAAAGGGCTCTTCTACCGCAAGAAGCCAGGACAACCCATCATTGTTCAG